One stretch of Eretmochelys imbricata isolate rEreImb1 chromosome 1, rEreImb1.hap1, whole genome shotgun sequence DNA includes these proteins:
- the LOC144268678 gene encoding C-type lectin domain family 5 member A-like isoform X2, with amino-acid sequence MNLQLVIPGLVILPIKLVGTALFLIYFPQIFPMPGSQGTLNSTTEESITVVQTTPGLPETQPDSGTITTTARDRTAKPLQWEGHRGNYYLFSKAKGVWSSSRTECDEQSSDLVVISDRKELEFLRNKTRDADYFIGLTYSEMERRWYWIDKTELTRGLFTLKPMTLEYENDCAVIRAGEVSPVSCHQLNHWICEKTMK; translated from the exons ATGAACTTGCAACTGGTCATTCCTGGATTAGTCATCCTGCCCATTAAACTAGTAGGGACAGCTCTGTTTCTCATCTATT TTCCACAGATCTTCCCCATGCCGGGCTCTCAAGGGACCCTCAATTCCACAACTGAGGAGAGCATAACAG ttgtacAGACTACCCCAGGCCTGCCTGAGACACAACCTGATTCCGGCACAATCACAACTACAGCTCGTGACAGAACAG CTAAACCCTTACAGTGGGAGGGGCACCGAGGGAATTACTACTTATTTTCTAAAGCCAAAGGGGTCTGGAGTTCCAGCCGAACAGAGTGTGATGAACAGAGCTCGGATCTAGTTGTCATCAGTGACAGAAAAGAGCTG GAGTTTCTTCGTAATAAAACAAGGGATGCTGATTATTTCATTGGACTAACTTACTCAGAGATGGAGAGGAGATGGTATTGGATTGACAAGACAGAGCTTACGAGAGGCCT atttactctgaaaccaatgacaTTGGAGTATGAAAATGACTGTGCAGTTATCAGAGCTGGAGAAGTGAGTCCTGTATCTTGTCACCAACTAAACCACTGGATCTGTGAGAAGACAATGAAATAA
- the LOC144268678 gene encoding C-type lectin domain family 5 member A-like isoform X1 — protein sequence MNLQLVIPGLVILPIKLVGTALFLIYFPQIFPMPGSQGTLNSTTEESITVVQTTPGLPETQPDSGTITTTARDRTALHMTQRKAKPSKPLQWEGHRGNYYLFSKAKGVWSSSRTECDEQSSDLVVISDRKELEFLRNKTRDADYFIGLTYSEMERRWYWIDKTELTRGLFTLKPMTLEYENDCAVIRAGEVSPVSCHQLNHWICEKTMK from the exons ATGAACTTGCAACTGGTCATTCCTGGATTAGTCATCCTGCCCATTAAACTAGTAGGGACAGCTCTGTTTCTCATCTATT TTCCACAGATCTTCCCCATGCCGGGCTCTCAAGGGACCCTCAATTCCACAACTGAGGAGAGCATAACAG ttgtacAGACTACCCCAGGCCTGCCTGAGACACAACCTGATTCCGGCACAATCACAACTACAGCTCGTGACAGAACAG CTCTCCATATGACACAGCGCAAAGCCAAGCCCT CTAAACCCTTACAGTGGGAGGGGCACCGAGGGAATTACTACTTATTTTCTAAAGCCAAAGGGGTCTGGAGTTCCAGCCGAACAGAGTGTGATGAACAGAGCTCGGATCTAGTTGTCATCAGTGACAGAAAAGAGCTG GAGTTTCTTCGTAATAAAACAAGGGATGCTGATTATTTCATTGGACTAACTTACTCAGAGATGGAGAGGAGATGGTATTGGATTGACAAGACAGAGCTTACGAGAGGCCT atttactctgaaaccaatgacaTTGGAGTATGAAAATGACTGTGCAGTTATCAGAGCTGGAGAAGTGAGTCCTGTATCTTGTCACCAACTAAACCACTGGATCTGTGAGAAGACAATGAAATAA
- the LOC144268678 gene encoding killer cell lectin-like receptor subfamily B member 1F isoform X3 — MNLQLVIPGLVILPIKLVGTALFLIYFPQIFPMPGSQGTLNSTTEESITAKPLQWEGHRGNYYLFSKAKGVWSSSRTECDEQSSDLVVISDRKELEFLRNKTRDADYFIGLTYSEMERRWYWIDKTELTRGLFTLKPMTLEYENDCAVIRAGEVSPVSCHQLNHWICEKTMK, encoded by the exons ATGAACTTGCAACTGGTCATTCCTGGATTAGTCATCCTGCCCATTAAACTAGTAGGGACAGCTCTGTTTCTCATCTATT TTCCACAGATCTTCCCCATGCCGGGCTCTCAAGGGACCCTCAATTCCACAACTGAGGAGAGCATAACAG CTAAACCCTTACAGTGGGAGGGGCACCGAGGGAATTACTACTTATTTTCTAAAGCCAAAGGGGTCTGGAGTTCCAGCCGAACAGAGTGTGATGAACAGAGCTCGGATCTAGTTGTCATCAGTGACAGAAAAGAGCTG GAGTTTCTTCGTAATAAAACAAGGGATGCTGATTATTTCATTGGACTAACTTACTCAGAGATGGAGAGGAGATGGTATTGGATTGACAAGACAGAGCTTACGAGAGGCCT atttactctgaaaccaatgacaTTGGAGTATGAAAATGACTGTGCAGTTATCAGAGCTGGAGAAGTGAGTCCTGTATCTTGTCACCAACTAAACCACTGGATCTGTGAGAAGACAATGAAATAA
- the LOC144268678 gene encoding C-type lectin domain family 5 member A-like isoform X4 has product MNLQLVIPGLVILPIKLVGTALFLIYFPQIFPMPGSQGTLNSTTEESITVVQTTPGLPETQPDSGTITTTARDRTALHMTQRKAKPSKPLQWEGHRGNYYLFSKAKGVWSSSRTECDEQSSDLVVISDRKELLMNIMGQSIIIYMHVFKMRIWLNKYLL; this is encoded by the exons ATGAACTTGCAACTGGTCATTCCTGGATTAGTCATCCTGCCCATTAAACTAGTAGGGACAGCTCTGTTTCTCATCTATT TTCCACAGATCTTCCCCATGCCGGGCTCTCAAGGGACCCTCAATTCCACAACTGAGGAGAGCATAACAG ttgtacAGACTACCCCAGGCCTGCCTGAGACACAACCTGATTCCGGCACAATCACAACTACAGCTCGTGACAGAACAG CTCTCCATATGACACAGCGCAAAGCCAAGCCCT CTAAACCCTTACAGTGGGAGGGGCACCGAGGGAATTACTACTTATTTTCTAAAGCCAAAGGGGTCTGGAGTTCCAGCCGAACAGAGTGTGATGAACAGAGCTCGGATCTAGTTGTCATCAGTGACAGAAAAGAGCTG CTAATGAACATAATGGGCCAGAGCATCATCATTTATATGCATGTGTTCAAAATGAGAATCTGGCTAAATAAAT atttactctga